The proteins below are encoded in one region of Alkaliphilus flagellatus:
- a CDS encoding sodium-dependent transporter has product MSKQDERWGSRLGVILAAMGMAVGTGNIWRFPRIVGSNHGGSFILAYTITNLIWVVPLLIMEMGIGKTTRLGAIGSFRDFYGKKKTWLGGWITFVCAAITFYYAVVFGYAMRYFVYSVQGVIKPGFNSSALWEGFISSPNETILFHGVAVFLTGFVIYRGVKGGLEAIAKITIPTLFISLIIAAIWAISQKGSSLGLKYLFVPDWSALGTSKLWLNALTQSAWSAGAGWAMMLTYSNYFKENEDIGVNAFMITFGDALGALIAALAVLPAVFALSASEGAAVEALSSGNYGLTFVYLAQLFSNIPGGQIISIIFFLALSLAALTSIIPQTEVLVRNFINAGFSRKKATLIVSVAVFILGIPSAYSIDILNNQDWVWGIGLLVSGLLFALAIFKYGVDRFRTEIVNPNSDIHIGKWFNFLVKTFPVLLTIVVGWWMYQSITWHPDNWWNPFVVDSFGTVVVQFVIAGIVFYLANNWLANWIDEKNPVYAKDGE; this is encoded by the coding sequence ATGAGTAAGCAAGATGAACGGTGGGGAAGCAGATTAGGGGTTATTTTAGCTGCTATGGGGATGGCAGTAGGTACAGGAAATATTTGGAGATTTCCACGTATAGTTGGAAGCAATCATGGAGGTTCATTCATATTAGCCTATACTATTACTAATCTTATTTGGGTTGTTCCTTTACTTATTATGGAAATGGGAATAGGAAAAACTACGCGATTAGGAGCTATTGGATCTTTCAGAGATTTTTATGGTAAGAAGAAAACATGGCTTGGCGGGTGGATTACTTTTGTCTGCGCTGCAATAACATTTTACTATGCAGTAGTATTTGGGTATGCAATGAGGTATTTTGTTTATTCTGTACAAGGTGTTATCAAGCCTGGATTTAATTCTAGCGCTTTATGGGAAGGCTTTATTAGCTCTCCTAACGAAACTATATTATTTCATGGGGTTGCAGTATTTTTAACTGGATTTGTTATTTATAGGGGAGTAAAAGGTGGATTAGAAGCAATTGCAAAAATAACAATACCAACCTTATTTATTTCACTTATAATTGCAGCTATATGGGCGATTTCTCAAAAAGGATCTTCTTTAGGATTAAAATACTTATTTGTTCCAGACTGGTCTGCACTAGGCACTTCAAAATTATGGCTTAATGCACTTACACAGTCTGCTTGGTCGGCAGGAGCAGGCTGGGCTATGATGCTTACTTATTCTAATTATTTTAAAGAAAATGAAGATATAGGTGTTAATGCTTTTATGATTACTTTTGGGGATGCGCTAGGCGCGTTAATCGCTGCATTAGCTGTGTTGCCAGCAGTTTTTGCTCTTTCTGCTAGTGAAGGTGCAGCAGTTGAGGCACTATCATCTGGTAATTATGGTCTTACTTTTGTATATTTAGCCCAGCTATTTTCTAATATTCCTGGAGGTCAAATAATTTCAATTATTTTCTTCTTAGCACTATCCCTTGCAGCACTAACTTCAATTATACCTCAAACTGAAGTTTTAGTACGTAATTTTATTAACGCAGGATTTTCAAGAAAAAAGGCCACTTTGATAGTATCTGTTGCAGTATTTATATTAGGAATCCCTTCTGCTTACAGTATTGACATATTAAACAACCAAGACTGGGTATGGGGAATAGGTTTACTAGTGAGTGGACTCCTGTTTGCACTTGCTATATTTAAATATGGTGTTGATAGATTTAGAACAGAAATAGTAAATCCAAACAGTGATATTCATATTGGAAAATGGTTTAACTTTTTAGTAAAAACATTTCCTGTGTTATTAACTATAGTTGTAGGGTGGTGGATGTATCAATCTATTACATGGCATCCAGACAATTGGTGGAATCCTTTCGTAGTTGATAGTTTTGGAACTGTTGTAGTTCAATTTGTAATAGCTGGTATAGTATTTTATTTAGCTAACAATTGGTTAGCTAACTGGATTGATGAAAAAAACCCCGTATATGCTAAAGACGGTGAGTAA
- a CDS encoding diaminopimelate dehydrogenase, with the protein MDNKIRIGIVGYGNLGHGTELAISQNPDIKLVAIFTRRDPNLLDSKPNVVHISQVLDFKDKIDVMILCGGSAKDLDEQGPMIVSHFNTVDSFDNHQRIPEYFEKINQSAKSSGKLGLISVGWDPGLFSLNKLLGISVLPHGKSYTFWGEGLSQGHSDAIKRIKGVKNGIQYTIPIREALDKVMNYENIDIPANEGHKRICYVCCEENADLARIENEIKTMPNYFYGYDTSVFFISEEELKQNHSKMPHGGLVVRTGTTGEGNKQKIEFNLTLDSNPEFTSSILVAYARAVFKLWQEGKTGAISVFDVPLGYLSPMSGEELRRNLL; encoded by the coding sequence ATGGATAATAAAATTAGAATTGGTATAGTAGGCTATGGAAATCTCGGTCATGGGACAGAACTGGCAATATCTCAAAATCCTGATATTAAACTTGTTGCTATATTTACAAGAAGAGACCCCAATTTGCTAGATTCAAAACCTAATGTAGTACATATATCACAAGTATTAGATTTTAAGGATAAAATTGATGTAATGATACTATGTGGTGGTTCTGCAAAGGACCTAGATGAGCAAGGACCTATGATAGTTTCTCACTTCAACACGGTGGATAGTTTTGATAATCATCAAAGAATTCCTGAATACTTTGAAAAGATAAATCAATCAGCAAAATCATCAGGAAAATTAGGACTTATATCTGTAGGTTGGGACCCAGGACTGTTTTCTCTTAATAAACTATTAGGTATCTCCGTTTTACCCCATGGTAAAAGCTATACTTTCTGGGGAGAAGGATTAAGTCAAGGTCATTCTGATGCAATTAAAAGAATAAAAGGTGTAAAAAATGGGATCCAATATACTATACCTATTAGGGAGGCATTAGATAAAGTCATGAATTATGAAAATATAGATATACCGGCTAATGAAGGACATAAACGAATCTGCTATGTATGTTGTGAAGAGAATGCAGATTTAGCTAGAATTGAGAATGAAATTAAAACTATGCCTAATTATTTTTATGGCTATGATACATCTGTATTTTTCATATCCGAAGAAGAATTAAAACAAAATCATAGTAAAATGCCACATGGTGGATTAGTTGTTCGAACTGGAACTACTGGAGAAGGCAATAAGCAAAAAATAGAGTTTAACCTTACTCTCGACAGTAACCCAGAATTTACTTCATCAATTTTAGTTGCCTATGCTAGAGCAGTATTTAAGCTGTGGCAAGAAGGCAAGACTGGTGCTATATCTGTATTTGATGTACCATTAGGATACTTATCTCCTATGAGTGGAGAAGAATTAAGAAGGAATCTATTATAA
- a CDS encoding alpha/beta-type small acid-soluble spore protein, translating into MSKKRLLVPEARHALEEFKLEIANEFGVNDPRHLASKHTGLIVRDLVEMGEKQLINKK; encoded by the coding sequence ATGTCCAAGAAGAGACTGCTTGTTCCAGAAGCTAGACATGCTTTAGAAGAATTCAAGTTGGAAATTGCAAATGAATTTGGAGTAAACGATCCTAGACACCTAGCTTCAAAACATACAGGTCTAATAGTAAGAGATTTGGTAGAAATGGGTGAAAAACAACTTATAAACAAAAAATAA
- a CDS encoding N-acetylmuramoyl-L-alanine amidase family protein, translated as MKKYIVVLDPGHGGTDPGAVGPTGLKEKDVAWRIACMVADILMRYGIEIIFTRVGDERVSLDKRVQIANKSKADFFVSIHINSAGNPLATGTETYAYKQGVEGDRLAHSIQSNLVQAIGLSDRGVKYNSLHVTRQTIMPACLVEVAFINNPVEEQLLKNDEFLEKAAVGIAKGILEHVGIDYIPKEDKPMETPQWKKEGIEYLAQNKLMSDPEGWLKKIEEPMSVWAVTTLFMNIHKDLKGDK; from the coding sequence ATGAAGAAATATATAGTGGTTCTTGACCCAGGTCATGGCGGTACTGATCCAGGAGCAGTAGGACCTACTGGACTAAAAGAAAAAGATGTAGCATGGCGAATAGCATGTATGGTAGCAGATATCCTTATGAGATATGGCATAGAGATTATATTTACACGTGTAGGAGATGAAAGAGTCAGTTTAGATAAAAGAGTTCAGATAGCGAACAAATCTAAAGCTGATTTTTTTGTATCTATCCATATAAATAGTGCAGGTAATCCTTTGGCTACAGGAACAGAAACATATGCTTATAAGCAAGGTGTAGAAGGAGATAGGCTAGCTCATTCTATACAAAGTAATCTAGTACAGGCAATAGGATTATCAGATCGTGGAGTTAAATATAACAGTCTACATGTGACTAGACAAACTATTATGCCAGCTTGCCTAGTAGAAGTAGCTTTTATTAATAATCCAGTAGAGGAACAACTACTTAAAAATGATGAATTTTTAGAGAAGGCAGCTGTAGGAATTGCAAAAGGAATATTAGAACATGTAGGTATTGACTACATACCGAAGGAGGATAAACCTATGGAGACACCACAATGGAAAAAGGAAGGAATAGAATATCTAGCACAAAATAAATTAATGAGTGATCCGGAAGGGTGGCTAAAAAAAATAGAGGAACCTATGTCAGTATGGGCAGTAACAACTTTATTTATGAATATACATAAGGATTTGAAAGGAGATAAATAA
- a CDS encoding DUF6096 family protein, with amino-acid sequence MRYTEFKVGDKEYKLRLAASEMINVEKKIGGNVLDIFMKKEQIPTMEELLLTLHGSLQKFQHGIGLSDTYNIYDEYVDNGGAFEDLIEVIMDVLEVSGFFKKEQLEEGKAKLKKTKEQKNE; translated from the coding sequence ATGAGATATACAGAATTTAAGGTTGGAGATAAGGAATATAAATTAAGATTAGCAGCTAGTGAAATGATAAATGTAGAAAAGAAAATTGGTGGGAATGTATTAGATATATTCATGAAAAAAGAACAGATACCTACAATGGAGGAATTACTTTTAACACTTCATGGATCACTACAGAAATTCCAGCACGGTATCGGTTTATCAGATACTTATAATATTTATGATGAATATGTAGATAATGGTGGAGCTTTTGAAGATTTAATAGAAGTAATTATGGACGTACTGGAGGTAAGTGGTTTTTTCAAGAAAGAGCAATTAGAGGAGGGGAAGGCCAAACTCAAGAAAACCAAGGAGCAAAAGAACGAATAA
- a CDS encoding DUF6711 family protein yields MIKINGVELPTPSDYSVGIQDISKAERNANGTMIIERVATKRKLDLSWKYLEKSELSRVLNLVSPIFFQVEYIDPQDNRRKTGTFYAGDRTAGALDFIDGNIQYKDIKFNMIER; encoded by the coding sequence ATGATTAAGATTAACGGAGTGGAACTACCCACTCCTTCTGATTACTCAGTTGGAATACAAGATATATCAAAAGCTGAAAGAAATGCTAATGGAACTATGATTATAGAAAGAGTAGCAACTAAAAGAAAACTAGATTTATCCTGGAAGTATTTAGAGAAATCAGAACTAAGCAGGGTGTTAAATTTAGTATCACCGATATTTTTTCAAGTAGAGTACATAGATCCACAGGATAATAGAAGAAAAACAGGCACATTTTATGCAGGAGATAGAACAGCAGGAGCTTTGGATTTTATAGATGGGAATATACAATACAAGGATATTAAGTTTAATATGATAGAAAGGTAG
- a CDS encoding phage holin family protein yields MNYKTVWNSLVAFLGTWTTYLLGGWDSTLKILAILMAVDYITGLMKGFKNKNLASDIGFNGLMKKGAIFLVIILAHQIDLTLAVENPIFRTMAVLFYTANEGISVTENIALLGVPLPPGILDALKKLKDNTENKMLG; encoded by the coding sequence ATGAACTATAAAACAGTTTGGAATAGTTTAGTTGCTTTTTTAGGTACATGGACGACATATCTTCTTGGAGGGTGGGATAGCACATTGAAAATACTAGCTATTTTAATGGCAGTAGATTACATAACAGGATTAATGAAAGGTTTCAAAAATAAGAACCTAGCAAGTGATATAGGCTTTAATGGACTCATGAAAAAAGGCGCCATATTCTTAGTAATTATTTTAGCCCATCAAATAGATTTAACCCTAGCTGTAGAAAATCCTATCTTTAGAACTATGGCGGTTTTATTCTATACAGCAAATGAAGGTATAAGTGTAACGGAAAATATAGCATTACTAGGTGTACCTTTACCTCCTGGTATATTAGATGCATTAAAGAAACTAAAGGATAATACAGAGAATAAAATGTTAGGGTAG
- a CDS encoding replication-associated recombination protein A — protein sequence MKPLADRVRPVELNEIVGQNHIIGEGKLLNRIVQSKIIPNMIFFGPSGTGKTTIANIIAKSSNKKFYKINGTNTNIDDIKHVISQIGTLHTMNGILLYIDELHYLTKRQQQSILEYIENGDITLIGSTTENVNFSIFNALLSRCTTIEFKALNAHDLIEGLKRAISLEETRLDIKIAYEDNAIDYIAEVSGGDLRRSLNTLELIINTYAIYNPEEIHIDIQKAVECSQSKITNYDRDGDGHYNLLSFFQKSIRGSDEQASVHALARLIKSGDLTSICRRLLVIASEDIGLAYPQAISIVKSCTDAALQLGLPEARIPLSQATILLASLPKSNTAYKAINAALDDLDRFDVGHIPYHLCDSHSNSSIKNKAVYLYPHDYPNSYVKQQYMPENIKNKTYYKHGNNKFEQSMKSYWNNIKG from the coding sequence ATGAAACCTTTAGCAGATAGAGTACGACCTGTAGAATTAAATGAAATAGTAGGACAAAATCACATTATAGGTGAGGGTAAATTATTAAATAGAATAGTCCAGTCAAAAATAATTCCTAATATGATTTTTTTTGGACCATCCGGAACAGGTAAAACTACAATAGCCAATATAATAGCAAAAAGTTCTAATAAAAAATTTTATAAAATTAACGGCACTAATACTAATATAGATGATATAAAACATGTAATATCTCAAATTGGAACACTACATACTATGAATGGTATTTTACTATACATTGATGAGTTACATTATTTAACTAAACGTCAACAACAGTCTATACTTGAATATATAGAGAATGGAGATATAACTCTTATTGGAAGCACTACTGAAAATGTTAATTTTTCCATATTTAATGCTCTACTAAGTAGATGCACTACTATCGAGTTTAAAGCATTAAATGCTCACGATTTAATCGAAGGATTAAAAAGAGCCATTTCTCTAGAAGAAACACGACTAGATATCAAAATTGCATACGAAGATAATGCAATAGACTATATTGCAGAGGTATCTGGCGGAGATTTAAGAAGATCTTTAAATACATTGGAACTAATAATAAATACATATGCTATTTATAATCCTGAAGAGATACATATAGATATACAGAAGGCAGTAGAATGCTCTCAAAGTAAAATTACTAATTATGATAGAGATGGAGATGGGCATTATAATCTACTTAGTTTTTTTCAAAAGAGCATAAGGGGATCAGATGAACAAGCTAGTGTGCATGCCCTTGCTAGATTAATTAAAAGTGGAGATTTGACTTCTATTTGTAGAAGACTTCTAGTTATTGCATCTGAAGATATAGGACTTGCTTATCCACAGGCAATTTCTATAGTAAAATCTTGCACTGATGCCGCTCTACAGCTGGGTTTACCAGAAGCTAGAATACCATTATCCCAAGCTACAATACTGCTTGCATCCCTTCCTAAGTCCAATACTGCCTATAAAGCAATTAATGCTGCATTAGATGATTTAGATAGATTTGATGTAGGACATATACCTTATCATCTATGTGATAGTCATTCAAATTCTTCTATAAAAAATAAAGCTGTATACCTATATCCACATGATTATCCCAATAGTTATGTAAAACAACAATATATGCCTGAAAATATTAAGAACAAAACTTATTATAAGCACGGCAATAATAAATTTGAACAATCCATGAAGTCCTATTGGAACAATATTAAAGGTTAA
- a CDS encoding DUF3888 domain-containing protein yields the protein MKKIIFVVSLLIISFVSGYFIHKYSFEIKTQLSQDAILQGSKQELYQDIFVTLLLPFIDKAVEEYYGSSYNVAPYDVEVLSIERPNAYRTFAFKIKLKVMPYIGPHLYAGEDHITISLELDEVRIIEFEHIKGYELPPHYKQIHPTQHAE from the coding sequence TTGAAAAAAATAATATTCGTAGTCAGTTTATTAATTATATCATTTGTAAGTGGCTATTTTATTCATAAATATAGTTTTGAAATCAAGACACAATTAAGTCAAGATGCCATTCTACAAGGATCTAAACAAGAACTATATCAAGACATTTTTGTTACTTTACTTTTACCATTTATAGATAAAGCAGTAGAAGAGTATTATGGCTCATCATATAATGTTGCACCATATGATGTTGAAGTGCTAAGTATCGAAAGACCTAATGCGTATCGCACATTTGCCTTTAAAATAAAACTTAAAGTAATGCCATATATAGGTCCGCATCTATATGCAGGAGAGGATCATATTACAATTTCCTTGGAGTTAGATGAGGTTAGAATTATAGAATTTGAACATATTAAAGGTTATGAATTACCTCCACATTACAAACAAATACACCCCACTCAACATGCAGAATAA
- the hypD gene encoding trans-4-hydroxy-L-proline dehydratase, which produces MNERVAKLRQQSVTAIPSISIERAELVTQVYEKYAGKVSTPVLRALTFKHILENKEISINEGELIVGERGSAPQVTPTYPELCCHTMEDLQIMNDREKISFKVSDEVKKAHQERIMPYWQGRSIRDLIFVQMTDEWKYCYEAGIFTEFMEQRAPGHTVLDDKVYRKGFLDFKKDIQTSLKTIDYHNDTEAYKKQEQLSAMLICCDSIITFANRYADKALKLARNEKNENRKRELLEIADICKRVPANPPRNFREALQMYWFVHLGVIIELNTWDSFCPGRLDQHLYPFYKKEIEEGTLTREEAKELLECFWIKFNNQPAPPKVGITLAESGTYTDFANINIGGVMPNGSDGVNDVSYLLLEIIKEMRILQPSTNVQISKRNPDRFIIKAAEVIREGMGFPSVFNADAVIQELLRQGKNIIDARNGGTSGCVEVGAFGKEAYILTGYLNLVKILEITLNNGIDIRTQKFIGIETGDPVEFKSLDQLLEAFKKQLNHFIDIKVRGNNVIEKLYAEYMPSPFMSVVIDDCIKNAKDYNAGGARYNSRYIQGVGIGTITDCLSSIKYNVFDEKRLTMKELLKILKADFEGYEKERQFLLNKTPKYGNDDDYADELMLEVFDIFYDAVNGRPSITGGTYRIEMLPTTCHVYFGSIVLATPDGRKAGVPLSEGISPVQGADKYGPTAVIKSASKMDHLRTGGTLLNQKLNPSIVQNEDGLVKIKDLIRSYFKLDGHHIQLNIVDGNTLRDAQKNPSEYNNLIVRVAGYSDYFNNLGKALQDEIIARTEHSNF; this is translated from the coding sequence ATGAATGAAAGAGTAGCTAAACTAAGACAGCAAAGTGTAACTGCAATACCTAGTATATCAATTGAAAGAGCTGAATTAGTTACCCAGGTTTATGAAAAATATGCAGGGAAAGTTTCTACTCCTGTATTAAGAGCATTGACTTTTAAACATATATTGGAGAATAAAGAAATTTCTATTAATGAAGGTGAATTAATAGTAGGGGAGAGAGGTTCTGCTCCACAGGTAACACCAACCTATCCAGAACTATGCTGCCATACTATGGAAGATCTACAAATAATGAATGATAGGGAAAAAATTTCGTTTAAAGTGAGTGATGAAGTAAAGAAAGCTCATCAAGAAAGAATAATGCCATATTGGCAGGGAAGATCAATTAGAGATTTAATATTTGTCCAGATGACTGATGAATGGAAATATTGTTACGAAGCTGGGATCTTTACAGAATTTATGGAGCAAAGAGCACCAGGTCATACGGTACTAGATGATAAGGTATATAGAAAAGGATTTCTAGATTTTAAAAAAGATATACAAACATCGCTCAAAACTATAGACTATCATAATGATACTGAGGCTTACAAAAAGCAGGAGCAATTGAGTGCAATGCTTATTTGTTGTGATAGCATAATAACATTTGCGAATAGATATGCAGATAAAGCCTTAAAATTAGCGAGAAATGAGAAAAACGAGAATAGAAAAAGAGAATTATTAGAAATAGCAGATATATGCAAACGTGTGCCAGCAAATCCTCCTAGAAATTTTAGAGAGGCTCTACAGATGTATTGGTTTGTACATTTGGGAGTAATAATAGAATTAAATACTTGGGATTCCTTTTGTCCAGGTCGATTAGACCAACACTTATATCCATTCTATAAAAAAGAAATAGAAGAAGGAACATTAACTCGAGAAGAAGCAAAAGAATTATTAGAATGTTTTTGGATTAAGTTTAATAATCAACCTGCACCACCAAAAGTAGGCATAACTTTAGCAGAAAGTGGAACTTACACAGATTTTGCTAATATTAATATAGGTGGAGTAATGCCTAATGGTTCTGATGGTGTAAATGATGTTTCTTATTTATTGTTAGAAATTATTAAAGAGATGAGAATTTTACAACCAAGTACGAATGTACAAATAAGCAAGAGAAATCCAGATAGATTTATTATAAAAGCTGCAGAAGTTATTAGAGAAGGAATGGGATTCCCTTCAGTTTTTAACGCCGATGCAGTAATACAAGAACTATTAAGACAAGGTAAAAATATAATTGATGCTAGAAATGGTGGAACAAGTGGATGTGTAGAGGTTGGTGCCTTTGGTAAAGAAGCCTATATTTTAACAGGATATTTAAACTTAGTTAAAATATTAGAAATTACTTTGAATAATGGAATAGATATTAGAACTCAGAAATTTATAGGCATAGAAACTGGTGATCCTGTAGAATTTAAATCTTTAGATCAATTATTAGAAGCGTTTAAAAAACAACTGAATCATTTTATAGATATAAAGGTAAGAGGAAATAATGTTATTGAAAAGCTATATGCTGAATATATGCCTTCACCATTTATGTCTGTAGTTATTGACGATTGTATTAAAAATGCTAAAGATTATAATGCTGGAGGGGCAAGGTATAACTCCAGATATATACAAGGGGTCGGCATTGGAACTATTACGGATTGTTTATCATCTATTAAATACAATGTTTTTGACGAGAAAAGATTAACTATGAAAGAATTATTGAAAATATTGAAGGCTGACTTCGAAGGTTACGAAAAGGAACGTCAATTTTTATTAAATAAAACTCCAAAGTATGGTAATGATGACGATTATGCCGATGAATTAATGCTAGAAGTATTTGATATTTTTTATGATGCAGTTAATGGTAGACCTTCGATAACTGGTGGAACATATCGAATAGAAATGCTTCCAACCACTTGCCATGTTTATTTTGGATCTATAGTATTAGCTACACCAGATGGTAGAAAAGCTGGAGTACCATTGTCAGAAGGAATATCACCAGTGCAAGGAGCGGACAAATATGGGCCTACAGCAGTTATAAAGTCAGCATCTAAAATGGATCATTTAAGAACAGGTGGAACACTATTAAATCAAAAATTGAATCCTAGCATTGTTCAAAACGAAGATGGATTAGTAAAGATTAAGGATTTAATTAGATCATATTTTAAATTGGATGGTCATCATATACAGCTAAATATAGTGGATGGAAATACATTAAGAGATGCACAAAAAAATCCTAGTGAATATAATAATCTAATTGTTAGGGTTGCAGGATACAGTGACTACTTTAATAATTTGGGTAAAGCATTACAAGATGAAATTATTGCTAGAACAGAACATTCTAATTTTTAA
- a CDS encoding glycyl-radical enzyme activating protein encodes MITGTIFNIQKYSINDGPGIRTTVFFKGCPLKCTWCHNPESQSYENELIFSIEKCIYCNSCNNSCVDKCITFIDRELIIDKAKCSLCGDCTKNCPTNAIEMVGISMTVNEVMKEIEKDMVFYEESGGGVTLSGGEPLMQFEFINAILKKCKEKGIHTAIDTSGYSSLSSVYELSKNVDLFLYDIKHLDDDKHMELTGVSNKQILDNLSNIVKIGNNVWIRVPIIPGINDDDENILGIGRLMNMLKLADISILPYHNIATDKYRKLGKTYDLSNIKTPSDQYMNKIASKLKNFGLNVKVGG; translated from the coding sequence TTGATAACAGGTACTATATTTAACATTCAAAAGTATTCTATTAATGATGGACCAGGTATAAGAACTACAGTGTTTTTTAAGGGGTGTCCACTTAAATGTACGTGGTGTCATAACCCCGAAAGTCAAAGCTACGAAAATGAACTTATTTTCTCAATAGAAAAATGTATATATTGTAATAGCTGTAATAATAGTTGTGTAGATAAGTGCATTACTTTTATTGATAGAGAATTGATAATAGACAAAGCAAAGTGCTCCTTATGCGGAGATTGTACAAAAAACTGTCCTACTAATGCTATAGAAATGGTCGGAATAAGTATGACAGTTAATGAGGTAATGAAGGAAATAGAAAAAGATATGGTATTTTATGAGGAGTCTGGTGGTGGAGTCACATTATCAGGTGGAGAGCCTTTAATGCAGTTTGAGTTTATTAATGCTATATTAAAAAAGTGTAAAGAAAAAGGCATACATACTGCAATAGATACATCGGGATATTCATCTTTGAGTAGTGTTTACGAATTATCTAAAAATGTAGATTTGTTTCTATATGATATTAAACATTTAGACGATGATAAACATATGGAGCTTACAGGAGTATCTAATAAACAAATATTAGATAACTTATCTAATATAGTAAAGATAGGAAATAATGTTTGGATTAGAGTTCCTATAATACCAGGAATTAATGATGATGATGAAAATATATTAGGCATAGGGCGCTTAATGAACATGTTAAAGCTAGCAGATATATCTATACTACCATATCATAATATCGCTACAGATAAATATAGAAAACTGGGAAAAACATATGATTTGTCTAATATCAAAACTCCATCAGATCAATATATGAATAAAATAGCAAGTAAGCTTAAAAATTTTGGATTAAATGTAAAAGTAGGAGGGTAA
- a CDS encoding HNH endonuclease, whose amino-acid sequence MIDSKTCIICRKIKSKQDFNIEHIIPESIGNKKLIIHSVCKDCNSRLGKKVDYEITNNIVSELARFSHKIKGKSGKIPNPFRKGITANGRIVYCDEDIKPRFEPEVKFNEETGMCNISAGSLEEAINIANKKLKRLGKPILTESQIDNLRDTVNIKKEQPEIKITTSVDFYKIQMAFIKIAYEFMHYIIGDKYLEDSHGKRLSKILYDYIYNDKKANLDGILGQLPIKECKRIINNFKFLGKEIFNNENIHYVQLLKNKDISIVNIIIFSSFNYSVVVSNGNYEFVSNMYLINPISGEYIKG is encoded by the coding sequence ATGATAGATAGCAAAACATGTATAATTTGCAGAAAAATCAAAAGCAAGCAAGATTTTAATATAGAACATATTATTCCTGAGTCTATTGGCAATAAGAAATTAATTATCCATTCAGTATGCAAAGATTGTAATAGTAGATTAGGAAAAAAAGTAGATTACGAAATAACCAATAATATAGTATCTGAGTTAGCAAGATTTTCTCACAAGATTAAAGGGAAATCAGGGAAGATTCCTAATCCTTTTAGAAAAGGCATTACAGCGAATGGAAGAATTGTATATTGTGATGAGGATATAAAACCTAGATTTGAACCAGAAGTTAAATTTAATGAAGAGACTGGCATGTGTAATATATCTGCAGGTTCATTAGAGGAAGCAATTAACATTGCAAATAAAAAACTTAAAAGGCTTGGAAAACCTATCTTGACTGAATCTCAGATTGATAACTTGCGTGACACAGTAAATATAAAAAAAGAGCAACCTGAAATAAAAATAACTACATCAGTAGATTTTTATAAAATACAAATGGCATTTATTAAGATTGCTTATGAATTCATGCACTATATTATTGGAGACAAGTACTTAGAAGATTCACACGGAAAAAGATTATCTAAGATATTATATGATTATATATATAATGATAAAAAGGCTAATCTTGATGGAATATTAGGTCAATTGCCAATAAAAGAATGTAAAAGAATAATAAATAATTTTAAATTCTTAGGTAAAGAAATTTTCAATAATGAGAATATACATTATGTTCAACTCTTAAAAAATAAAGATATTAGTATAGTGAATATAATAATATTCTCATCATTTAATTATTCGGTTGTAGTAAGTAATGGAAACTATGAATTTGTTAGTAATATGTATTTGATAAACCCTATAAGTGGAGAATATATTAAAGGTTAA